The following are from one region of the Salmo trutta chromosome 22, fSalTru1.1, whole genome shotgun sequence genome:
- the firrm gene encoding FIGNL1-interacting regulator of recombination and mitosis isoform X1, whose translation MSQTTLLEEVVQWSKDTCRLEVKSVLPKLISMHYKTESWEEHIHVLKIITDMFLPHLSLSELEDECFSKVLPKVGKMFNTLMEEITNQVGGLSIQNTEIHSFLRNILQVMVQVLEVLSGCVRHVCSFEEAPALDSIRSLPSCILKVLRNTFQHCKESGEVYCGRLSLVGDLLQGLFKEAYSLQKGLMGLMDRISLENTASEDDVSDIITVIHSLLDICSVISNLDIALHANTWKFIIKQCVKYGSLVEERLRHGDITSCLCDDLLASFHSCLELAEQISQAGPQQVAHSPEYKLFQKTTKMCRFFANTLVHYIKEFKAFLSKSCRRFHQLYLQIVSKFPPSLCSTVLPSPLSDELNGAVLVPMDALLSQLLPLRPFAESVLNPSQHLSPETELPHCLLLVSVMGQFPSHPEEALQLWCDGSHFPEDTPRLPLFRALFQSFRRCCTERRVPVLLPGVMLKGQAQGNVTLHHHVCVMLCARVASLPPEHFPLLERSLLEAVLQPDTQTALLATDVWCFIARYGTAELCLHHGLLTAQLVKSCGGESYQLSHLSLLLRRMVFLMTPEHQMELVERFPPSQDDNLPVWCHILLRALSHDARQRVEADIITLTNTTVTNWQKAGCKLGQLDKVNIALLSLLMVVRGVSPEAECESSALTIISQLWVAMCPSQVQIHPSIQCTLKLLLSMSAILVKSFDPQVICQALVCVGAMVSEKCPDDLLLAALDFLASLGKVFIPHDSQSQVLPRLSDLFGALLAERSWLINQHALEAFAHFAEVTNHEEVISQSLSSEDTKNKVVNFLSKTINAQETVETRLERLRLETPVLERHNSILETNEETAAEVSVASTGDDQSTTDREPCPKRARQETSVEEEYSRYLQTAESALRALQTLVEGRATDTPVPPPHWVTSRLQELQTLITHISTANPPNR comes from the exons ATGTCGCAGACCACTCTGTTGGAAGAGGTGGTCCAGTGGAGTAAGGACACCTGTCGGCTGGAAGTCAAATCCGTCCTTCCCAAACTCATC TCCATGCATTATAAGACAGAAAGCTGGGAAGAACATATAC ATGTGCTGAAAATCATCACAGACATGTTCTTGCCTCACCTCAGCCTGTCAGAGCTGGAAGACGAGTGTTTCTCCAAGGTCTTACCTAAG GTAGGGAAGATGTTCAACACACTGATGGAAGAGATCACTAACCAAGTAGGAGGGCTGTCCATTCAGAACACGGAAATACACTCTTTTCTCAGGAACATTCTACAG GTGATGGTGCAGGTGTTGGAGGTGCTGTCTGGCTGTGTGCGTCATGTCTGCTCGTTTGAGGAGGCTCCTGCCCTGGATAGTATCCGCTCCTTACCCTCCTGCATCCTTAAGGTCCTCAGGAACACCTTCCAGCACTGCAAG GAGAGTGGGGAGGTGTACTGTGGGCGTCTGTCCCTGGTGGGAGACCTGCTCCAGGGCCTGTTTAAAGAGGCTTACTCACTACAGAAAGGCCTGATGGGACTAATGGACAGGATCTCCCTGGAGAACACAGCCTCAGAGGACGACGTCTCCGACATcatcactg TGATTCATAGTCTCCTGGATATATGCTCGGTTATCTCAAACCTTGACATCGCACTACATGCCAACACATGGAAATTCATTATTAA GCAGTGTGTGAAGTATGGGTCGTTGGTGGAGGAGCGGCTTCGTCACGGTGACATCACATCCTGTCTGTGTGATGACCTGCTGGCATCGTTCCACAGCTGCCTGGAGCTGGCTGAGCAGATCAGTCAGGCGGGGCCACAG CAGGTGGCACACAGCCCAGAATACAAGTTGTTTCAGAAAACTACAAAGATGTGCAGATTTTTTGCCAACACATTAGTTCATTACATAAAGGAATTCAAGGCTTTTCTTTCTAAGTCTTGCAGACGTTTCCACCAACTCTACCTTCAAATTGTCAG CAAGTTTCCTCCCAGCCTGTGTTCCACGGtgctcccctcccctctgtctgATGAGCTGAACGGAGCAGTTCTGGTGCCCATGGACGCTCTGCTCTCCCAGCTGCTTCCCCTCAGACCCTTCGCCGAGTCTGTCCTCAACCCCAGCCAGC ACTTGAGTCCTGAGACAGAGTTACCCCATTGCCTCCTGCTGGTGAGTGTCATGGGTCAGTTCCCCTCCCATCCAGAGGAGGCGCTGCAGCTGTGGTGTGACGGCAGCCACTTCCCTGAGGACACGCCCAG ACTGCCTTTGTTCCGGGCCTTGTTCCAGAGCTTCAGGCGGTGCTGTACGGAACGGAGGGTTCCAGTCCTATTGCCGGGGGTGATGTTGAAGGGTCAAGCCCAGGGGAACGTGACTCTTCATCATCACGTCTGTGTGATGCTTTGTGCCCGTGTGGCATCGCTGCCCCCAGAACACTTCCCCTTACTG GAGCGTAGTCTGTTGGAGGCTGTGCTGCAGCCTGACACCCAGACGGCCCTGCTGGCTACTGACGTGTGGTGCTTCATAGCCCG GTATGGTACAGCTGAACTGTGCTTACATCACGGTCTCCTCACAGCTCAACTG GTGAAGTCGTGTGGTGGGGAGAGTTACCAGCTGTCCCACCTGTCTCTGCTGCTGAGACGCATGGTGTTCCTCATGACTCCTGAACACCAG ATGGAGTTGGTGGAGCGTTTCCCTCCCTCCCAGGATGACAACCTCCCTGTATGGTGTCACATCCTCCTTAGAGCCCTGTCCCATGATGCCCGGCAGCGGGTCGAGGCAGACATCATCACCTTAACTAACACCACTGTGACAAACTGGCAAAAGGCTGGGTGCAAACTGGGACAATTGGACAAAGTG AACATAGCGCTGTTGTCCCTGCTGATGGTGGTTCGAGGTGTATCTCCAGAGGCAGAGTGTGAGTCGTCTGCACTGACGATCATCTCACAACTTTGGGTTGCCATGTGTCCCAGTCAG GTGCAGATCCACCCTAGCATCCAGTGCACTCTGAAACTCCTCCTCTCCATGTCAGCCATCTTGGTGAAGAGTTTTGACCCACAGGTCATCTGTCAG GCCCTTGTGTGTGTGGGAGCCATGGTCTCTGAGAAGTGTCCTGATGACCTGCTGCTGGCTGCTCTGGACTTCTTGGCCTCTCTAGGCAAGGTGTTCATCCCACATGATAGCCAG AGCCAGGTGTTGCCCAGGCTGAGTGATCTGTTTGGGGCCCTGCTAGCTGAGAGGTCCTGGCTAATAAACCAACATGCCCTGGAGGCCTTCGCTCACTTTGCAGAG GTCACCAATCATGAGGAGGTGATCTCCCAGAGCTTGTCTTCAGAAGACACCAAAAACAAAGTGGTGAATTTCCTCAGTAAG ACTATTAACGCACAGGAAACGGTGGAGACTCGGCTTGAGAGGTTAAGATTGGAGACTCCTGTTCTTGAACGACACAACTCCATACTGGAGACCAATGAGGAAACTGCTGCTGAGGTTTCAGTTGCATCTACCGGTGATGACCAGTCCACTACTGACAGAGAG CCCTGTCCCAAGCGAGCACGGCAGGAAACCAGCGTTGAGGAGGAGTACAGCCGTTACCTCCAGACAGCTGAGAGTGC
- the firrm gene encoding FIGNL1-interacting regulator of recombination and mitosis isoform X2: MSQTTLLEEVVQWSKDTCRLEVKSVLPKLISMHYKTESWEEHIHVLKIITDMFLPHLSLSELEDECFSKVLPKVGKMFNTLMEEITNQVGGLSIQNTEIHSFLRNILQVMVQVLEVLSGCVRHVCSFEEAPALDSIRSLPSCILKVLRNTFQHCKESGEVYCGRLSLVGDLLQGLFKEAYSLQKGLMGLMDRISLENTASEDDVSDIITVIHSLLDICSVISNLDIALHANTWKFIIKQCVKYGSLVEERLRHGDITSCLCDDLLASFHSCLELAEQISQAGPQQVAHSPEYKLFQKTTKMCRFFANTLVHYIKEFKAFLSKSCRRFHQLYLQIVSKFPPSLCSTVLPSPLSDELNGAVLVPMDALLSQLLPLRPFAESVLNPSQHLSPETELPHCLLLVSVMGQFPSHPEEALQLWCDGSHFPEDTPRLPLFRALFQSFRRCCTERRVPVLLPGVMLKGQAQGNVTLHHHVCVMLCARVASLPPEHFPLLERSLLEAVLQPDTQTALLATDVWCFIARYGTAELCLHHGLLTAQLVKSCGGESYQLSHLSLLLRRMVFLMTPEHQMELVERFPPSQDDNLPVWCHILLRALSHDARQRVEADIITLTNTTVTNWQKAGCKLGQLDKVNIALLSLLMVVRGVSPEAECESSALTIISQLWVAMCPSQIHPSIQCTLKLLLSMSAILVKSFDPQVICQALVCVGAMVSEKCPDDLLLAALDFLASLGKVFIPHDSQSQVLPRLSDLFGALLAERSWLINQHALEAFAHFAEVTNHEEVISQSLSSEDTKNKVVNFLSKTINAQETVETRLERLRLETPVLERHNSILETNEETAAEVSVASTGDDQSTTDREPCPKRARQETSVEEEYSRYLQTAESALRALQTLVEGRATDTPVPPPHWVTSRLQELQTLITHISTANPPNR, translated from the exons ATGTCGCAGACCACTCTGTTGGAAGAGGTGGTCCAGTGGAGTAAGGACACCTGTCGGCTGGAAGTCAAATCCGTCCTTCCCAAACTCATC TCCATGCATTATAAGACAGAAAGCTGGGAAGAACATATAC ATGTGCTGAAAATCATCACAGACATGTTCTTGCCTCACCTCAGCCTGTCAGAGCTGGAAGACGAGTGTTTCTCCAAGGTCTTACCTAAG GTAGGGAAGATGTTCAACACACTGATGGAAGAGATCACTAACCAAGTAGGAGGGCTGTCCATTCAGAACACGGAAATACACTCTTTTCTCAGGAACATTCTACAG GTGATGGTGCAGGTGTTGGAGGTGCTGTCTGGCTGTGTGCGTCATGTCTGCTCGTTTGAGGAGGCTCCTGCCCTGGATAGTATCCGCTCCTTACCCTCCTGCATCCTTAAGGTCCTCAGGAACACCTTCCAGCACTGCAAG GAGAGTGGGGAGGTGTACTGTGGGCGTCTGTCCCTGGTGGGAGACCTGCTCCAGGGCCTGTTTAAAGAGGCTTACTCACTACAGAAAGGCCTGATGGGACTAATGGACAGGATCTCCCTGGAGAACACAGCCTCAGAGGACGACGTCTCCGACATcatcactg TGATTCATAGTCTCCTGGATATATGCTCGGTTATCTCAAACCTTGACATCGCACTACATGCCAACACATGGAAATTCATTATTAA GCAGTGTGTGAAGTATGGGTCGTTGGTGGAGGAGCGGCTTCGTCACGGTGACATCACATCCTGTCTGTGTGATGACCTGCTGGCATCGTTCCACAGCTGCCTGGAGCTGGCTGAGCAGATCAGTCAGGCGGGGCCACAG CAGGTGGCACACAGCCCAGAATACAAGTTGTTTCAGAAAACTACAAAGATGTGCAGATTTTTTGCCAACACATTAGTTCATTACATAAAGGAATTCAAGGCTTTTCTTTCTAAGTCTTGCAGACGTTTCCACCAACTCTACCTTCAAATTGTCAG CAAGTTTCCTCCCAGCCTGTGTTCCACGGtgctcccctcccctctgtctgATGAGCTGAACGGAGCAGTTCTGGTGCCCATGGACGCTCTGCTCTCCCAGCTGCTTCCCCTCAGACCCTTCGCCGAGTCTGTCCTCAACCCCAGCCAGC ACTTGAGTCCTGAGACAGAGTTACCCCATTGCCTCCTGCTGGTGAGTGTCATGGGTCAGTTCCCCTCCCATCCAGAGGAGGCGCTGCAGCTGTGGTGTGACGGCAGCCACTTCCCTGAGGACACGCCCAG ACTGCCTTTGTTCCGGGCCTTGTTCCAGAGCTTCAGGCGGTGCTGTACGGAACGGAGGGTTCCAGTCCTATTGCCGGGGGTGATGTTGAAGGGTCAAGCCCAGGGGAACGTGACTCTTCATCATCACGTCTGTGTGATGCTTTGTGCCCGTGTGGCATCGCTGCCCCCAGAACACTTCCCCTTACTG GAGCGTAGTCTGTTGGAGGCTGTGCTGCAGCCTGACACCCAGACGGCCCTGCTGGCTACTGACGTGTGGTGCTTCATAGCCCG GTATGGTACAGCTGAACTGTGCTTACATCACGGTCTCCTCACAGCTCAACTG GTGAAGTCGTGTGGTGGGGAGAGTTACCAGCTGTCCCACCTGTCTCTGCTGCTGAGACGCATGGTGTTCCTCATGACTCCTGAACACCAG ATGGAGTTGGTGGAGCGTTTCCCTCCCTCCCAGGATGACAACCTCCCTGTATGGTGTCACATCCTCCTTAGAGCCCTGTCCCATGATGCCCGGCAGCGGGTCGAGGCAGACATCATCACCTTAACTAACACCACTGTGACAAACTGGCAAAAGGCTGGGTGCAAACTGGGACAATTGGACAAAGTG AACATAGCGCTGTTGTCCCTGCTGATGGTGGTTCGAGGTGTATCTCCAGAGGCAGAGTGTGAGTCGTCTGCACTGACGATCATCTCACAACTTTGGGTTGCCATGTGTCCCAGTCAG ATCCACCCTAGCATCCAGTGCACTCTGAAACTCCTCCTCTCCATGTCAGCCATCTTGGTGAAGAGTTTTGACCCACAGGTCATCTGTCAG GCCCTTGTGTGTGTGGGAGCCATGGTCTCTGAGAAGTGTCCTGATGACCTGCTGCTGGCTGCTCTGGACTTCTTGGCCTCTCTAGGCAAGGTGTTCATCCCACATGATAGCCAG AGCCAGGTGTTGCCCAGGCTGAGTGATCTGTTTGGGGCCCTGCTAGCTGAGAGGTCCTGGCTAATAAACCAACATGCCCTGGAGGCCTTCGCTCACTTTGCAGAG GTCACCAATCATGAGGAGGTGATCTCCCAGAGCTTGTCTTCAGAAGACACCAAAAACAAAGTGGTGAATTTCCTCAGTAAG ACTATTAACGCACAGGAAACGGTGGAGACTCGGCTTGAGAGGTTAAGATTGGAGACTCCTGTTCTTGAACGACACAACTCCATACTGGAGACCAATGAGGAAACTGCTGCTGAGGTTTCAGTTGCATCTACCGGTGATGACCAGTCCACTACTGACAGAGAG CCCTGTCCCAAGCGAGCACGGCAGGAAACCAGCGTTGAGGAGGAGTACAGCCGTTACCTCCAGACAGCTGAGAGTGC